The sequence below is a genomic window from Lolium perenne isolate Kyuss_39 chromosome 4, Kyuss_2.0, whole genome shotgun sequence.
CCAATGAGCAACTCATAATAATGATACTGCCGCTATAGTGGGTATAACAGTGGCAGGGATGGCAGGTCAGAATGATTTCTATGGCGCTGTAGTGGATTCTCATGCTGACCAGGTCCATTGTGGTATAGAAAGTGAAGGCAATTCTTGTTCATCTCATCTCCTCCTGATCCAGATGATAAATGAATTTCTTTGAGGGATGCAGCACTGATCACTGCAATATTTGTGTCTGGGTGACATTTTCAAGATTGCGTCCTACATGGCATCTAAGGTCCCTGCTGTGGATTCAGCTTGATTTACGATATGAAGACAAGGGCTTATGCTGCACTCCATTTCAGAATTGCGCGTCAAGTTTCTTTGGTTGGGCCAGATATTCTCTGATCTGATTATGTGTGTTTTTCAATATTTTAGATGGCTTGGTAGATTATTCATAAATACTCATAGGTGTGgttcatgattttttttttgatactTCTCATGTATCTTTATAGACACAGAACTATAAGAAAGCAGGGTCAATAATTGTAATTCCTACTTACCCTGTACCCTTCTTGCATTACAAATGGCAAAAATTACAGAGAACATCAGAAAAAGGACAGTCATGTGATTATTAAGATCAAGCATACAGAGTATGAACAAAAACAGACTGCATTTGACGTGCAGCATATCCCTTTGTTTGTACAGGTGCAATTTCCATCAGTTTCAGATGAACACAGTGTTGTCTGACATATACTGCACACAAGATATGTAAACTGGCAGTGTATCTATCTATCTAAAATCTAGTCAGAACGAAACAGCAAAACGCCATGTATTGTGTATCTTCAACGCAGTGGTGATACCAGGTAGAGACTAAGCTCTTGAGACGTCAGGAAGAAGTGACAGAGACAACGAGGTAACTGCAACCAAACGCCCTGTGCTAGTCTTACATTGCTGAAATTTTCACTCTGGAGGAGTTCTGCAAACTCCACCAGAGATTCAGTCAAGGATTCGGAGGAGGCGTTGAGCTCGGTGCCTGCGCTTGAGCCTGAATCTCACGCTCGAGGAACTCTGCAAACGATTCCATAGATTCATCGTCGGAGGTGGCGTCAGCCTTGGCACCTGATGAGGTTGAAGTGTCTGTAGCATCAGATGGGCTAGGAACCTGGGGCTGAGCATCCATGTCCTCCATGTCCATCTCAAGCTCGAGGCGGTCTACAAAGGATCCCATGGAGGAGGAGTCGGAGGCGGTGTCGGCGGCCTTGGCACCTGATGAGGTTGAAGTGTCTGCGGCATCAGATGAGCTAGGAACCTGGGGTTGAGCATCCATGTCCTCCATGTCCATCTCAAGCTCGAGGCGGTCTACAAAGGATCCCATGGAGGAGGagtcggaggcggcggcggccttgGCACCTGATGACGTAGAAGTGTCTGCAGCATCAGAAGAGCTCGAAACCTGCGCTTGAGCACTCATGTCCTCCATCTTCACCGTGTCGGAGGAGGTGGTGGCGTTGGTACCTGATGAGCTCGTGCCATCACCGGAGGAGCTGGTCTCGGAGGAGTCTTTGCCGGACTGCGACGATCCGCCTTGACTGGAAGAACCTGTGATATCAACCATGACATCCTCATCGTCTTCGTCGATGGCGACTGCAGCGCCGTTGGCGGGAGGGGCCTGGGGATGCTCGCGGTCAGAGTCGCCGTTGGCGGCGAAGCTGCTGGCGGGAGAGGCTTGATTGGGCGGCTCGTCAGCAGAATCTGCATTGCTCGAGCCGTAGGACAGGGGAGGCCCGTGGCAATTCGCGGCAGCGGCAGCATTGCCCCGGAGATTCCGGCGATTCTTGCCGTCGGAGCCGGCGATGCTTGAGCCGTTCACGGACGGTGCTCCATTATCTTCGAAGGATTCGTCGTTGTTCGAGCTGGAGGACGGGATTGGTCTGTTGCCGCCATTGGCCCCGACATCGGAAGCTTGATCGCTTTCGCCGGAAGGTTCTTCTCCCGATCCGTGGTCGATCTCCATAGAATCCCCACCGTGCTTGCTCGAGTCCTGCTCCATCGGATCATCGCTCGCAGTGCGGTGATCGGTCGAACCACCGCCATGGCTGCCGTTGCCTGTGGACGCGTAGTCGTCTCTGGAGCCACAGTCCGCTGGACCGCCTCCGTGCTCCCCGGCCGCAGCGAGGTCGTCGTCGCTCGAGCCTTGCTCCATCTGATCACCGCCCGTGCTCAGCAGGGTCGCAGCTCGAGCCCTTCTCCGTCAGCGGAGCCTCCTCGCGGCTCCCAGAAATGCGTTCAGGATCGATTTCGGATTTTCTTGATTTCTTGCTGCGGGCTTTCTTGGTTTCTTGCAGGTTCTTTGGGACTTTGGTGGGAGGCGATGAAACAGACGAAGAGGAGAGGAAAACAGAAGGGGAAGAAGTTTCAGGAGTTTCAAACGGCCAAACGGGAACGTATGGCTTTACGATTCGTGCGCTGGATGAATCCACGAGAGTGGTTTGGGGGCAGCCGTAGATGGTCCACCTTGTCAGTCAAAGAGGGGCTCTGCTGCTGTACGGGTTTCAGCTTTGGAATTGGATCGAGCGACTCTGGCTCATCATCGCACCGGACCTCAACCATCAATCTCACCTTGTCATGTTGCCCTCACTAATCGCACCGGACCTTTCcctcacctctctctctctctcagctcCACCCAACCATCAACCATGGACTCTGTTCCACTCTCGCCGCCACCCAACCAAACCCCTCCCAGATCCTACCGCATCGTCTCGCCGGAGCATCCGTGCCAGGCGCTCCCGCCCGCCAAATTCCTGCCGCAGATGCATCCGGGGACGCCCCGCGCCCGACGGTGAGCCACCAATCCTCTCCAACTCCATCCTGCCCGGAGACCGCAGCAAATCGCCATTTTTTTTCTACTGCTCTGCTTTTCGATCCTGGGAGCCAGCCCGCGTTTCCCTTCGCCATCCTGGGAAATCCCGCAGTAAACTAGCATCACCATGGTTTTTTCTTCTTACTACTACTACTGCACTCCGAGTCTTCAATCCTGTGTAGATTCATTACTGCCTGCCTCTACATCTGCTGCAACCAAATGGTTCACAATCTCCCCTACCTATAACAATCATCATGCACCAGCTGCTACTATGCTTGTATATATTCAGATTCAGGTCACAGATCACCAAGCTTTTCACGCTACTGCAATTACTATCAGATTTTCGCCCTGTCTcaggttgctgctgctgctgctgctgctcccaGCGTCCGTGTCGCCCAACTGCCCCTGCTTTCTTCGACTGTCGCGGAGAGGCCTCGCCCTCGGAGATGGCCGCGACCAGCACGAGATGGCGGCCAActtcccgccgccgccggaggcagCGACCTTCCCCGCGCCCAACGCCCCTGCCCGGAGGGCGCCGCACATCGCCATCTTTAATTTTTACTGCCCTGCTTTCGATCCTGGGAGCCTGCACGGGTTTGTACATTCATTTCCACCGCACTAACATCCTAGCCACTCAACTACTATATCAAATGGTTCAGAATGTCCCCGACTATATACAGCTCGTGACAATCAGGCCAACCAACTACACCTATGCTTGTTCCGATTTGACCTCACAATTCACCAAGCTTCTCACGCTAGCAGCACCTATGCTTTTTTTCAGAATGTCCTGCCTAATTTGGTTCTACCACCTGTTTGTTAGTTGCAGTTTACCACTGGAAACTTCTTGCTCAGTTTTCCTCTACTTGACTTGATCATTACATGCTCTCTCTCAAGTTGATTGCCTAATGTTTTGCTTTTATCTATAATACATCAAAATCATCTACTGGTAGCATAATATTGTTTATTCGCTCAAACACTAGTAATGTAATGGGTTGGTCTTTAtttagcatcctcatcatttcgactcCATCTGCTTGAGTATATGGCTCTGTTTAGTATGCTACTATCTAGACGTCGTCTATTTGGACTTCCTTATGAATATTATTGTTTCCTTTTGCTGGCCATGTTCTGCTCTTGTCTGAGGGTAACGATGGGGGGCTAAGcggcagcggtgacctcctccttcaGCTCCATGTGCTTAGGTAATTTTTCTGGTTCCAATCAACCCGATGACGTAACTCTGTTTAGGCCCAGCTATATATGGTGGCCGTTTAATTACTACTTAGTCATGTCACTAATAACTTCTGCTGTAATTAGTTCTTTGGTTCAAGAAAAGCAGATTAATAAGGACTTAAATCAAACCACAGCCTATTCATGTCAGTTACTTTGATGTAAGGATCAGATTTACATGTCCATGTCCATGTTAATTCTAGCATTTGTATGCATGTGATTCCTATTCTAGCAAAGATTGGTTAGAACTATATATCATCCATCTTGCTAGCTTTGAACTCGCTTTGCACTTGGGATAAATTCCTTTCCTCTACTGATTTCTTATGTTTTTCACAATGCAAGTTTTACAAGGCTGGGAGGACAGAAGGCTTCTGTCTGATGCAGGACCGGAGGGTGGAAGAACAACAAGGGGAAGCTCAACTCCTCTTTTTTTTTGTGAAACCAGATTTTGAATGGTTGGGTTCTAATTCTTGTGGACTTTTATTTGTCACTCCAAATCTGGAATGTTGGGTGCTAGCTTGTAATGCTTCATTCTAACGTCTGTTTGGTTATTTGATTGTGCTGTTGCACttctctttattgtttgaattttgaTTTGATTATCTCGAAAATCAGGTAGCTCATGGCGAATTTTTTTCAGAACCTTAACTTTTACTTGTTCACCAAATAGGTCAGAATCGATCGGGGTAGTAGGCCGATCATGAAGTGGCATAAGATGGACCTCCTCAAGCACGTACTTGATGCAGCTAGCTAGCTCACGAGAAGAAAAATAAGGTGAAGGTAGCTAGCTCGCCTGTGACTACGGTGGGCAATATATGGTGGCTGTTTAATTACTACTTGGTCATGTCAATAATAAGTTCTGTTGTAATTCGTTCTTTGGTTCATGTTTCAGATTAATAAGGACTTCAATCAAATCATGGCCTGTTCATGTACACTGTACATGTTTAGGTCAGTTACTTTGATTTAAGGATCAGATTTACATGTCCATGTCCATGTTAGTTTCTAGCAAATTTATGCATGCGATTCCTATTCTAGCAAAGATTGGTTAGAACTGTCATCTATCTTGCTAGCTTTGAACTTGCTTGCACTTGTGATAAATTCCTTTCCTGTattgatttttgattttttttttcacaaTGCAAGTTTTACAAGGCTGGGAGCATAGAAGGCTTCTGTCTGATGCATGACCGGAGGGTCGAATGAACGCTGTACTCCTCTTTTTTGTGAAACCAGATTTTGAATGGTAGGGTTGTAATTCTTGTGGCCTTTTATTTCTGACGCCAAATCATGTAATGCTTCAGACTAACGTTTGTTTGGTTCTTGGGTTGTGCTGTTGCACATCTTTTGACTGTTGTTTAAATTGTCATCTGATTGTCCAAAAAATCGTGTCTGGATCATTGCGAAATTTTCTGGTAACCTTAACTGCTACTTTCTTCCCCAAATTATGTCAGTGTCGATCGGAGTAGTGTAGTGGGCCAAGCATGAAGTGGCATAAGTTGGACATCCACATGCACGTACATGATTCAGCTAGCTAGGCTCACGAGAAGGAAAATAAAGTGAAGCTAGCTAGCTCGCCTGTACTAGATGGGCTTTGGGTCGAAGGCTTGCTACTGCAAGTAGCTCCTAGTATAGTATTTCCTCCGATCTTTTTTAATTAACTCGAATTTAGTATAAAATTGTACTAAATCCAAACCAATTAAAAAAGATCGAAGGGAGTAGCTCTGTGGCCTAGATGCATCGGGGCACTAGCTCTCTCCTGCCAAAGCGTTTTTTAAAAAGGGCATTCATCAGCTGTCTGCGAGTGCGAGAATGGAAATTCGAGTTCCCGCCACCAAGACCAGGCTACACATATACTATATATGTACATGGAAGCCCCAGCTGATCCTTCAACAATCTTTTACTTTGCTGTGTAAGGCTACACACATGTACATGGGAGCACACACGGATAAGGAGCCGATCTTCACATCTTTCTTTTTATTGGGTAAGGCAGAATTAATCAATGCACAAACACCCTATCCTTCAATCGTACGAAAGATAATGTTCTAAAAAAAGAGCATACCATCTAAAAAAAAGGCATACCAAGAGAAACACTAGACCTAATATAAGTTCCTGCTCACACATAAAAACTCACGCTACAAAAAGATACACGGATAGAAATACACGCTCTTGAGTCAAGGATGATTGCTAAGCAAGAACATATTTGTCGACAACATATATATGGCTTGGAAGAAGAATGATGATTACTAAGGGTTGTGGTGTTGTCGCAACCACCACGGACCTCCTCGCCGGGCGAACATTGATCGGCATACATCTATGTTATTTGGATTAATCTTGGTCTCCGTGAGTGTAGGCGAGGATTAAATCACTGGACGAGAAATTTGGGTGGCAACACAATGAAAGTAGGTATGTGCCGAAGAATGGCTGGAAAAGCCGATGGGGTGGAGAACGGAGGAAAAGTCGTTGAAAGGTGAAACGGTCAGGAAAACTCCCAAAACTTCGACGCGTGACATAGCCTTACGAGAACGGGCGCGTAGACCATGGACATTTTGAACAACCTATAGAACCCTAAAACATCATCACAATGCCGATACGGCACACAAAATTCTATGCACGCGATATTGACATGCAAGACTTCATACACGAAATAAAGATGTGCTCCACAATAATGGCACATTCTATGACATGTAGTTGCCGTCCGTAGGCACGAAATAAGGTgtctatcatttcatgtgtacaATAATGGCGTCGACATTACAAAGGCATGTGGAATCACACGGGATGCATTAACCCGCGGCTACCAGATGTCATGTGGAATGACGTGCAATAACCTATTTATCAATCCTCGATTTTTTATTTAAAAAGTGCCCTCTTtcttgatttaaacttgttcctcGGATCAAACACCAGATAACTTTTTTTTGAACCAAAATTGTTTCTCGTAGCTCGAACCCATTTGCTACACACGTGCTATATATGGAGAAAAAGTCCGCATGAAGAAAACAACAGTTGACAACCTAAATTCTTGGCAGATTTTCGATGACACCTCCTTCACCTCGATTAATTGGCACATGATTATTTTGCTGTACCTAACCCATGCATGGGCGTATTAGGTAGTGCACATGAGCCCTCGAGGCATTGATTCCACCAAATCTTGTAGCCGGCATCAACAATCTAGCTAGACTTTCTATGTGCCTGTCTCGTCGATAGTCAACACCCAAAAAGAAGAActcccttagggcatctccagcgttgcgacccaaacggacgcgttgGGCCATCCGTTTTGGGCCATTTGGGTGGCCGCGCATGGACACGCGGACAGGCGGACCTGATCGTCGGTCAGTTTGGGTCGCgcactgcgcccaacgcgcgaacGCACCCCATAAGTGAaatacaacaacaaaaaaagagGAAAAAACGAAAACAATTAAACCTAAACCACATATTCCCTATTTTGGGaaaatttaaactacaaaagAAAGCCCTCTAATTTTGTGTGCCGCCTAGTCCATGTGGGCCTCGTCGCCGTGGACGTcgacgacgtccccgggcggTGATGCGTTGTTGTGGCTTGACCGCGCCGGGAACTTCGGCCACGACAACCACTGGGCCTCTTCCCAGGACGAATGGGGGTTCGGAGCCGCCCGCTGCTCCGCCGCAGCAACCCGCAACTCCGCCTCCTCCCTGACGCGGAGCTGCCTCTCCTGGTCCGCCAGGCGCCTGGCCTCCTGGCGCCTCTCCTCGTTGGagcggcgcctggcctcctcgCGCCTGGACTCCTCCTGCCGGAGCCTGGCCTTCTCACGCCGCCGCAAGGCTTCCTCCTCCCGGCGGGCCTGGCTGAGCAACGCCCAGGCCTCGGCGTCCTTGACCGCctgccgggcctcctcctccatcaCGGAGGTGCAGATGACCGCCGCGAGATGCAGCCACTTGGACTCCTCCTCCGCCTTGGACAGCGCCAGAGCAGCGCGCATGTCAGGGCCGTCGTCGTCCTCCGGCTTCGGCACCAGCGGCGCGCGTTGCGCCAATGTCACGCCAATGCGGGTGGCCTCTACGATGTAGAGACCGTTGCGGTGTCTGGCAGCCCTCAACGCCGGTGGAGGACGGAGGCTGCTGCTGGCCTTGCCGTCGTTGGCGCCGGGAGCAAAAGCcctcttcggggccatggcggcggctgCGAGCGCGTGGGGAGGTGGACTGCGGAGTGGGGAAGTGGACTAGACAAGGACATTCCcctcccagtccacatttaataataTTCACGCCCCACCGACAGCTAGGCCTAGGAAGGCGAGCAGGCGGACGCGCGaggacggcgcgtgccatccgcggccacgtaaacctagcccagatttgggctgGGTTTGGGTCATCCCGGACACCGCGACCATCCGCATTTGCAATGCTTGGCCGCATTGGGCCGCGGTTTTGTCCGTTTTAACTCATACAGACGCGCCGGGCGCGGGATAGGTCGccgcgctggagatgcccttaggccaTCTCCAACGGCCGCCCGTAAACGGACATTTTGTGTCCGTCATTGTCCGTGGAGACCTAAAGCAAGGACCAATGGTGCCTTGCAAATGGAGCACGCAACACGGACATGTCCGTTTTGGAGAAATCAAAGCCCAAATATATGGCAGGTTTGCAGTCGCCCTAACGGCCCGCGCACCCTTTGGTGGCCCGCAAGTAAGTGAACCAATAgccttttttcattttttttttggtgGCTAAAGGCTTCCAGTACATTCTAAACAAAATTAGAATAAAATAAACTACATTGGAGCCTTTCCATCCTAGACGTAGTTGGCTTGGCCCTCGCCACCTGCCGTGCCTCTAGCCTCGCCGCCGCCCCTTGTATTCCACATGAGGATGGCTTCATTGGCCCAGCACATCCTCTACGAACGGCTTGCCTCCTCATGGTCCGGGCATGGTTCATGGCCTCCCGCTGCGCTGTCTGCCGCCGCGCCACCTCGTGAGCACCCGTGATTGTCGTCGCTTCCACATCAAAAAATACCTCGATTGGTGGCCCTTGCTGCCTACCTCGTCGCCATCGCCGATTCATTATCTCGAAACCACTACGACGCCACCTACACATCGACAAAGGTAGCCTATGGGCCACCTCTTCTGCCTCTAGCACCGCATGGAGGGCGAGTGGCCTCTGCTGCCAACTGCTCATCCAAGGTCTTTGTTTGATGGTAAAGCTTGACGATGTTGTCATCGATGGACTTGTCTTAGGTCTCCAgagcttgttgttgttgttgcacactCTGGAAGGACTCGAGGAGGACAAGCTGCTCCGCGGTGGTCAACACACGCTGGTCATTCTCGCCGCTGACGTCATGCCAATTCTCCATGACCTCCTAGTCCCTCACGTGGGCCTGGAAGGATACCTCTCCAGCGCGGCCCAAGTGGTGGGGGTACGGGGAGTCATGGCTATGGCTGTATGGCATGGTCGAGTCACCGACGACCACGATTTATATGCACGGTGGCTTGGGTGGGAAAATGTGCGACCGCATGGGAGAACATAGCTGGAAATGGTGACACGTGTGGGAAAAATGTGCAACCGCATGGGAGAACACGGCTGGAAATGGTGACACGGGTGGGAAATGGTGTGGCGCGAAACGGCAGGTGTGGGCGGGAAACGGTAGTGTTGCTATTATGCTCCGGTTAGCAACGTCAGTCGCCATTAAGACACTGTTAGGCAGCATCATGGACTGCTGTCCCCGCAAATGTGGGGCACCGTTGGGATGTCATCCGCAAACAAACACGGGCCGCTGGCCTGTCCGTGTGCCTGTGCAAACAGATCGATTCAGATACTTTTAGCATCCGAAATGTGTTGAAGTTGGGCTTAGGCCTTCCGTTTGAATGTTGACCGCATATGAGAAAGACTTATGCCGCCTGGTCGTAACCATGACCACTGGTTGATGTCCGTCAACATCCGCATCAGGTCCTCTAGGTCAGCGTCAAAGGTATGATTCATTTGTTGAAATTTAGTTGAAGACATGTGAGAGCATCGACTATTCTGTTTCAGCATTATATCTAGTACGCATTTCTAATTTCCATTGTTGTATTCATGGTTTATGATCCCAATCCCCTACCGAAAGCGTTTACCACGATCTTGACATTGACAATGGCAGGGGCCTATGCTGATGGTGGCAATAATCTAGGATTTGGCTCTTGGTTTCTCGGtggcctatcatttcatgtgtcgTTTCACTGTTAGATTTTCTTAGTTTACGCTAGCAAACAGCTAAAGCCAATCATTTCATGTGTCATGACGTTGTTCCACACCGTCATTTTATGCAAGAAATGGTAGATGTTGGATATCATTTCATGTACCATCTCATCGTCGTGGCGGAATGGTAGGACTCTTGTGCATCTGGGCATTTCTCCGTCACTGTTTTTTCACGAGCCATAACTTTGCATGCGAGATCCATTCGAGGAAATTCCGGAGGCGTTGGAATGCTCTCATGCATGGTCGGGCATTATTATTTTCATGTGTAGTGTTGTTGACATGATTTATCATTGTGTACATTAAATGGTTGCTAttacctatcatttcatgtgtcaTCTCACCGTCGCGGCGGTGTGGTAGGATTGTAGGTGTCCGGAAGTTTTTCAATCAATTTATTTTCCACGAGCCGCATCTTCTACATATGAGCTTCAATGAAGGCACATTATACAACTCGGAGGGAGTATGTTCTGGTGTTCTCCCGCCTATTTTTCGGGGATATGTAGCACACATGTTTAACATTTTGATGCATGATTTCCCCGCCCAACTTTTCGTCCTCGCTTTTGCCCACACAAATTTGGAGACATCATTTCCCGCCCCGGCATGTTTTTGTTCTTCGGTTGTTTCCAATATGTTTTTGTTCTTTGGTTGTTTCCACTCTCTGGGGTTTCCCGCCCAAATTTCCATAGGTGTGCCATTTTCCGAAATGTGATCTACGAGCTGCCAAAGCTAAAGCGCCACCAACACCAGGATCTCCCATCATCCGCTCATCTCCATCCACATGACCGAAGAGggatggcggggggggggggggggg
It includes:
- the LOC127292556 gene encoding uncharacterized protein, which translates into the protein MDSVPLSPPPNQTPPRSYRIVSPEHPCQALPPAKFLPQMHPGTPRARRLLLLLLLLPASVSPNCPCFLRLSRRGLALGDGRDQHEMAANFPPPPEAATFPAPNAPARRAPHIAIFNFYCPAFDPGSLHGFVHSFPPH